A genomic segment from Takifugu rubripes chromosome 20, fTakRub1.2, whole genome shotgun sequence encodes:
- the r3hdm4 gene encoding R3H domain-containing protein 4, translating into MVILTNNEDQDYILIEERKCTSLPCSPAKRVSAKKKNFYINQAIRNSDLIPRAKGKKSLRRQENTLYLNNLLERDECSKDELEVCSNPAIPSIFTEACTNAIYVEPWDDFMNCSGEEQERLLSLLEEEGAKRKSASRLPRDGRNVHVAFSAQDCFQRIDRRLRATLRRKQIPLGTLELLEKNIVGFFIAQPHSVYTTTLASSFERLLLHAACQYMDLISASTYHDGSRQTEVVNKQKVFLPPRPLLSAYMEQMSSPGAVPSTLVHYRQELLDV; encoded by the exons ATGGTAATTTTGACTAACAATGAGGACCAGGATTATAT CCTGATAGAGGAGCGAAAATGCACCTCGCTGCCCTGCTCTCCTGCCAAGCGAGTGTCGgccaaaaaaaagaacttcTACATCAATCAAGCCATCCGCAACTCTGACCTCATTCCCCGAGCCAAAGGCAAGAAGAGCCTGCGCCGTCAGGAGAACA CACTCTACCTTAACAACCTTCTCGAGAGGGACGAATGCTCCAAAGATGAGCTGGAGGTTTGCAGTAATCCAGCCATCCCCTCCATCTTCACCGAGGCCTGCACCAACGCCATCTACGTGGAG CCCTGGGATGATTTCATGAACTGTTCCGGCGAGGAGCAGGAGCGGCTTTTGTccctgctggaggaagagggggcCAAGAGGAAGAGCGCCAGCCGGCTCCCCAGAGACGGGCGGAACG TACACGTCGCCTTCTCTGCTCAGGACTGCTTCCAGAGGATCGACCGCCGGCTTCGAGCGACTCTGCGCAGGAAACAGATTCCTCTG GGAACCCTGGAATTACTTGAGAAAAACATCGTGGGCTTCTTTATCGCTCAGCCGCACTCGGTTTACACAACCACACTCGCCAGCAG CTtcgagaggctgctgctgcatgctGCCTGCCAGTACATGGACCTCATCTCTGCAA GCACCTACCACGATGGGTCCCGTCAGACTGAAGTGGTGAACAAACAGAAGGTGTTCCTGCCCCCCCGGCCTCTGCTGTCCGCCTACATGGAGCAGATGAGCAGCCCGGGAGCCGTCCCCTCCACGCTGGTGCACTACAGGCAGGAGCTCTTAGACGTTTAG